Sequence from the Methanobrevibacter arboriphilus genome:
CTTAAAATATTTATTAATAGTTGTATTTTTAGTTTTGATATTATAAGAATATTGTTTAAATATGTTCTAAAACTTCTTTTCCTAAATCAGTTATTTTGTATAGTCTTCCTTGTTTAACTTAAAAATAGAAATCATCAAAATTTTTAATATATTACAAGTTTTCAACTATATTTTTTCCTTTTTCAGTTAGTTTATAAAATCTACCCATTTTTTCCTCTTCATTGATGCATTCAACAAGACCTTTTTCTTTTAATCCTTTTAAGAGAGTACTAACTTGATTTATCCTTAAATCAACTTTTTTAGCTATTTGGGAAGGGAATTGCATTTCATTTTCCATTGTTTTTAATATATCAGCTCTATATTCTGACCTTTTTATATAGGACAATAATTTTATTTGTTCCTTGTTCATAGTTAGAAATTGTTCTATAATAATATATTATTAAATAATGAATTAGTATAAAAATAACATATTTAATACATAAAAACACATATATTAATATCAAATAAACATATATTATAATTAAATTAAAAAATTTAAAAATTAGGTAAAAATATGGAAAAAAATAAAAAAATTATTTTGGGAATAGGCATTGTAATTATTATAATTGTTATTATCGTAGCTATAGCTATTGTAAATTATAATAATGAAATACAAGGGAAATATATTATGGAAGATAGTTTTGCTGAAGAACTATTTGTAAATGGGGAGAAAATATACACACTTACTAGCATAAATGATATGAATATAACTGATATTAAAAATTGGCTGAA
This genomic interval carries:
- a CDS encoding winged helix-turn-helix domain-containing protein: MNKEQIKLLSYIKRSEYRADILKTMENEMQFPSQIAKKVDLRINQVSTLLKGLKEKGLVECINEEEKMGRFYKLTEKGKNIVENL